ATAATCAACTTTTTTATGAGATAACGACAATTTGGaaagaaaacaataattttagtaaccTTAAACTTAATAGTCTCATTGTTCTTAGACAGTTTTAAACCTCCTTTTGCACGGTGGTTTAACTTTGTCCAAATAGCATCCTTTTCAGTGCTTCTTGCTGGTTTCTCTCGGTCGGACTTTACAGCTTTGTTTGTATGGAGCAGGGTCGGTTTGTTTAATTCTAAAATAAACATAGTTTACTCGATTTGTTATGTAGACATCTATGGTGTAGATCAGAAGCATCAGAAGAAAAATGAATTATCACTTTCACTCCTAGTAAAAAGATATTAGATCAAAATGTGTACAGACAACTGATTAATAATTTGCTTTACCTGCTTTCTCTTTTAAAGAAGTGATGTATTTTGTGATATATTCTAACCAACTCTTCCATTTCTCTAGGTTCGTaagaattttatctaaatctttGCATCGTTTACGAATTTCGAGTTCACGTTCTCTCATTCCATCCGTacctatgaaaatattttatttagtatcaAAGTCTCCTAATGCACGTGCATATTTGTAAATCTGCACTTGTACCTGTATATCCCTGTGGCCTGGGGCAAGCTCCAAGGTCACCTTGCCCTCTCCCTCGTCTTATCCACGAAGGAGCTGTACTTGGATGAACCCctgaaattaatcaaaacaaaaaaaaacatataatggttgaataataaataaggaAAGTGGGAAATTTATTAGTATAGCTAGCTACGAATATGCAAACAAAAGCCGTGAACAACTACTTACTGCTTCTACTCTTGTCAAGGTTACAGTAGGTATGATGAACGCATGTGTTAATTGATTTTCGATGAACATTTCTACAATGTATGTAGAAATGTTACCTACTTTATCTACGTTACACATGAAACAATTTTGCTAACACCCCTAGGCCCCTAAGCtttcttaatttctttttttacttactGTAGTCAAACTTCTTTGTATCCGTTGCTCCAGGCCTTGAAGGTCTTTGATGTATTTTACCGTTTAATTTTCTCTTTTGTGGATACGGATATTTCGCACGTTCACTTGAAGTTGTGTGTATTTTTGAAATATCAGAATTAGATTGCCCACGATCAGAGTTTACGGCTTGCCATTTATTGTCACGGTTTTGCAATTTGGACAACATCACCGAAACCAGACTTTGTTCAGAAGCCTTATTTTGAATATTCATTCtctttatttcttgttttaactGATTCAAAGAAGCTTCCAGTTCTTTACCTTTTATTTGAGCAGTTAATTCCTGCTgctcaactttttttttgggaTTGAGTTTTGACACGCCTAAAGTACCGTCTCTCGTTTGGCTCATGGTTTCTTCCTGATTAACAGTTTTTATTACCGGTGTTGGACCGTATTGTCCATCAGTTTCGTCTGATACTACCTCAATTGTATCTTTCAAATTGTATTGTGGTTGTTTCGGAGCAACATCGTTCAAATCGTTACGACTAAACTCGTCTAAAACTTTAACTATTGCGGTACTTTGCTTGTCATTGCGACTGTctccatcattatcattatctccGAGAAAATCATCGTAATTTATTCCAAAGTTATTCAATTGTTCAATGCTTTCTGGGTGTGGGTTAGAAGTAAAACCCTGGTCTTTTCCTGATGATGTTTCTTCCGGTGAAAGCCAGTTTCTTTCATCAGATTCCAATATTCTCCCTAATGAAGTGACTGACTTACTTACGCTCTCACCGGGTTTAATTAGGGTTTCAAATGACAAATCCTCTGGCCACGGCTCATCAACCTCTCCTTGAAGAAATAAAACATCAAAGTATTTAAATTATGCATACCTTATATTCCATACAATGAGGATTACACTTACTCAATAAGCTATTACTGGATTGGCCTATATTTATGCTATGCTTCAAGTTACCGCTGGCTGTTGCTGATATTTTTTCATTACTAGAACAAAACTCAAACAATCAATGTCCCAATTCTTTTATGGTCAACCCAGGCAcacaaaaatgttaaatttacgttacctacctatgtattGATTGCTTAACTTCTGTCACTGctcctaaaaataaaataaataccaatttatcattaattaaaaataggcGAACTAAGAATTAAAAAGAGTTACGCAAATCAACAcgacaaaatagaaaaaaaaaaacgtaaaaacgTATTACCAAAGTTATCATATGAAAATTGTACTTTTTTATCCCTGTCTTCGGGCAATTCTGCACTCTTAACTGATTTTTGATCTTCATTCAAATTTGATTTTTGTTCTtcattcatatttaatttttgttcatCGATATTATCACGTACTTGATCATCAGCTAGCAAAAATATAGTGTCTTCTTTGTCTTCATCTATTTTATCAGATTGTGCTTTGGTTTCTACTgcgtcattattattattttcagagGCCAATGATTCATCAAATTTGGCTTCCTTTTCAGACCCACTGTCAGCTTTGTCTGATTGGTTTAATGCCTCATCTGATGGACTTCGCTCTTTTTCTAAACTAATTTGATCACGGTCATATTCTTGCTCatctactaataattttatatCCATTTGGCCGTTCTTATAATCAGGTACTGATAGCAAAACCGATCCCGGACGATTGGCTTGCATGTTGGATTGAGAGTCCGTGTGTTTATCAAATTCTTTGCTATTTTTTTCTAGAATATCATGACTTTTTAGTGTGTCGATGACGTTGGTATCAATTATTTCGTTTAGTTGTTTCATTAAGTGATTCTTTAAGGATTCCTCGTCGTCTATTGGTTTTTTATCTGATTCGTCTAAATACTCCTTTAAAGCCTCTTGTACAGGCGACTTTGCTTTGCTGTCGGTGTCATCATTGTTTCCTGACGAAACGCTTACATAGTCTGTCGTTGAAACATCATTATCGCCATCTTCGCTTTTTTGAAGGCTACTGGCAGCATCGAATATGTCTTCCAAATCAGAGTCAGCTCCTCGGCACAcggtctaaaataaaaataaaaattattttaattttggttccaccaaaaaaaaatctaaatcatCAAGAATTGAAAAGTTACCACTACGTTATCCACTAAATCGTCAAGTATATCAAGAGCTGGGCCTTCTTGTTCTTCAAGCTCTGTAAAtcataaaaagtaataataggaaggtcataaatatttcaacattattaTTGCATATTATACCTAAAACGTTACGAATATTTGAGTTTTGGAATGAGACCttagaataatatttaaaagCCACAGTCTATACTTAAAAGCGAATGACTGTGGATAGACGGATTGTGCTAAGATTGAtgaatagataaaaaaaaatgacaacctGCTTCTTGGCGCATTATCGTTCCGATGACTGTTATCAAATCTCCATCAGTTACGAAAGAAGCTCTTTCGTGAAActttttaactaaaacaaaaataaataaataaactattcatTAATGACAGAGAGCTCTTTCTAAattaatacttataaataagcATTAACCTTTTAAATCTTCCTCCAAGAGTTTCTCAGATGTTTCTTCTAGGATGTTAGCAATCCAAATCGTTACCTGAAATTGTTTTACTCCTATTTAATCCACTATCATATCAAAATCATTTCGAAAAGCAAAATTCAATATTCCGAAACGGTGATATCGAAACGATCTAAATACCTACCGACCGACCGACAGAATTTCACGAACACAGATGCTACGAGGAATGCTCTTTACCCAGCATGGGTCACACAATAGACCGAAAGacagtttttataaatataaaaacatttcCCTACTCATAgttaatgtatgtaggtaccacATCTACTCGTAGCTAAAGGTGATTTGTTAATTACCTTATCGGCTGTCTCTCGCACCATCCGCTCGTGGATTGTAACGTCTATCTGTAACTTGGTTTTGTCACGCAGAATGTCACATATTTCGCCACTGATTATCGATGATATATTTTGCAACCTGTAAAATAAACATGTAACAAATATGATCGCTATAAATGTAGATAGCTTAGTTAGTAGTGTCCTGTGATTATAGATCAAAATGAAGCTCTTACTGAGAATTTAGCTGTGCGTTCACAGGCCGTATTAATTTTTGTGCTATTTTATGTCCAAAAATCGCACTGATATATTGGGTTTCTTCTTTGTTTCTGCTTATCATTgcctctttatttatttttcttggcGGTCTGGAAAACGATACAAGCTTAGTAATTAAAACCAAAGCTAAAAAGATATTAGACATACGAGTCAAGTGGGTAAAACTTCGTTTATAAGTCCGGGAAGACAAGCTAGGAAAGAAAAATAATCTTAAGAACCGGTTACCGTTTCTTTGAAGTAACACTGGAAGATTGACTGAAACAGTTAACTGCGTCAGATATTTTAACTATGGGTGTTTGATCCATAACTTGCTGCTTCAGTCGATTTACCTAAAAAGTAAGATTATTTATCAAAAGGTTGTATATTAAAATGCAATGATTGCAAGTACATTACGCGAATACGTTAGTTAATGTTAGAACATTGAAATTGTGTAGAAAAGAGTAATTACTCAATCGGTACCAACTGAGGGAGCTGCCTCGCGCCACGAGGAAGCTCCCTCATAGTTGGTACAGATTCAATCAACCAGCCAATGGTTTAAACTCGAGTTAACCGCCTTCGTACCCTTGCCTTTTGCATCGCAGTGTGTAAAGGCCCTTGCTTACACCTTTAGTGCCTTTAACACTTAAACGCGTGCTTACCATTTGGCCAGGCAGGATACCAGCTTTGTTCCTCCACGTATCGATGCACTGTCGTTTGGTGGGGACAGCCAGTTCGCTGATCCGCATAGAGCACACCGGTCGACAGCGTCGCGAGTAGGTCGAGCTACTGTCTCTCCGCGACAACGGCGAGCTCATGCGAGATGACTGGAAAGGGGAGTTGGAGCGCGCACGCTCACGCAATTGATCCAATCCATTGTTCCTACATGGCGATGGTGAAGGTTTCCTAagtacaattacaatttaatattaatcACAAGATGCCGGCAAACTTCAAATTCCAGTAGGTATGCATTTTTATTCAAACTGTAATACCATAAATGCGCCCAAAACTTTAAATGCGTAAAGCAAAATTAACGTGGCTTTGGTAGGTATTACAGTAAATAGATACTTCAGCGCCCGATCATGAGAAATTATAATagcatttttacaagttttacaatatttttttggctTTTGCGTGACAGTTTCATTCAGTGCTCGTTGCCAAGCCAGGAGATGTTCAAGTGTTAGGTATCTATAAAATGCTATGTGATGCGAACAAAATCCTATCTCACCCTTACATCACCCTCAACCACCCACCCACCTTCTCAccctttgcaggtggtaggaccttgtgcaaggtccgcccggattgctaccaccatcttgctcgctaatcctgccgtgaagcagcagtgcttgcactgttgtgttttggcgtggagatggagagtaagacagccggtgaaattactggcacttaaggtatcagatcataggcctctaggttggcaacgcatctgcaatacccctggtgttgcagatgtttatgggcggtagtgctctcttaccatcaggagacccacttgctcgtttaccatccagtcgaataaaaaaaaaacattatacttaAGCAAAACAAGTCTGAGGTCTAAGAATGAAATAGAATTTCGGTCAAGTGGTATAGCAATTTCACTCATTGAGCGTCTTGGCATTGGCAGTTAAATTAGCAAATTTTAACGTTCCCCAGAGCAGGGCAGGAAGCAGTTTCTATTTCTCGCAGAATAACGTTGCTAACCTTCTGTCCTTGTATACAACTCTGGCAGGTAAAGGTGGTTTGGAGTATTTGGCAGTTACGTCGGACGGCGGACCGAACTTCCGCTCTCGAAGCTTTGCGCCACGGGAGACTTCTTTATAAATGGCTTGTTTCAGCCAATCATTAGCAAGGTCTACCTCTCCCGATTCTATATCTATAATACAGAACAGTTACAAAACACAACAATGAACTGgttatactccgtttaatttaaggtttgaattaacggtcaaattgtaacacacgtttctcggtatttcgaacacaaatggattGAAAAtgcctacatgtacatttattagcggtatttatcatgtttttactatagaagttaacacaattttaaatagtttcgttgtttcatttaaaaacgtgtgcaaattttaccgttaagtttcaaatgttaaaataaatggagtataggtACTCGCAAAATTGTGGAATTCCGCTTGATCTCCTCTGCCACactattgaaatgaaatgaaaaacatttattcgagacacaaaataaaatatcaaaatgaaaataaaagaaaaggaAAGGGTAAGTTACAAtgtgaaattattttatgtgcccgaaatggtcccgcctcagcataaatgcatACTCCTCGGATGGAgtcggcgctggtcttcctgcGAAACCATTTTAAAGGCGGAAacttacacacaaataaaacgCGATCCCTCGCCACGTCGTTCAACGCATGTTTTGGGACGATTAGTCAAATAGGAAGGTACTACCTACCAAGAGTGGTAAATAAGAATCTATTATAGCTGTAGGAATGATTTTAAAGTCttgcaaacaataaataaacatattgaATGTTATTTCAGCTTTAATTCCCGCGGGAAACCTTAGATATGCATTACATTCAGACGTGGACTATTTTAAATATCCTCCTTAATTACCGGAACTGGGATACGAAGTTTCAGCCATAGAAGCACCACTTCTATAAACTTGTTTCATTGTAAAACATTGATTGATGCAACTAACacactatttaattttgaatatgaactgaaaatttacaaaataaataaacttacgaAAGTACAAAACTGACactgacaaaatatttttcaaactgcACAATCTATGAACCTTCCGAACGTAACAAAATCGTAGTGTATCAATTGATAAAAGCAATTTAGAAAATTGAGTTGatacaaaaaataacattaataacaatgtcattatttttcaaattgtaACTCGATCCTTAGCGCAGTCTAGGTAAACGAAACGAACTCTACGCCCGGTAGTCAGCGGTACCTACTAAACCATTTCCGGTACCAACGGTCGCTTAGTGCTTTTAGAAATGATTTTATCTataatactaacattataaaggaggcaagatttggatttttggatgtttggatgtctgttacgaattaactcaaaaaatctggaacgattttaaaaattctttcactgttagaatgctaaattattcaaaaGTGCCAtgggctatatttattaccagaaaaattaGGTTCCgcactaaaactacaataatgtaactcaaagtgtactaaaagttgccataaaatatttttctcaaacatgctcggaaatgtacctatgcgttaatgtcacgaaatggagacatgaagtttctcatttatggctccctaccacctccctacataacttcttggcctaggccatgaagtatgtatgaaaatccattattgtccgctgctctaacttttttaaatgcttactaacattaaactgaccaTTACGTCCGCACTGCTCTAACTTGTAAATTTGCGATACTGGAATGGattgaatggatggatggatggatggatggatggatggatggatggatggatggatggatggatggatggatggatggatggatggatggatggatggatggatggatggatggatggatggatggatgatggatggatggatggatggatggatggatggatggatggatggatggatggatggatggatggatggatggatggatggacggacggacggacggacggacggacggacggacggacggacggacggacggacggacggacggacggacggacggacggacggacggacggacggacggacggatggatggatcggacggacggacggacggatggatggatggatggatgaatggacggatggatggacggacggatggatggatggatggacggatagatggacggatggatgggacggacggacggatggatggatggatggatggttggatgaaatatttcctcacattatttgagaaaagcactatacaaacctcggccagaacagggattgctggactcgttttatccgtctaccccgaactcgtccatcaatcccttacttcatggcctctgcagtaatgtactatttcattgCATGCGCGCTGtaaaaactattgatgatagaacaaaaaaatgttttacgataggtattaaaaaatacatcaacatctacaaaaaactttgcGATAATACCATaaatgtccaactattgtagtaaTGTCACTCTactttattacatttaaaaagttgacagaaatgccgactaaaattAGACAGTGTAgtgtttcaatacctgtagaatacttaattgaattattctaatcggacattccattcaaaaggtATTACGAAATTGAacatatcaatctaaccaaaaaatgcatttactatACTAATCTActttgacgcgccccggcttcgcgcgggtcggcTCGGCTGTAGTATTTGAGAAATTCAGCTGAAATATGTGTgcgaagtgcccttgattagagaccttttaaGAGTTCTGTGCtaaaagggtaataaaaacgggatcCGATTACTAAGACTcaactgtccgtctgtctgtcactaggctgtatctcatgatcTGTGATAACTtgaaagttgaaattttcacagattatgtatttctattgtcactataacaacaaatactaaaaacagaacaaagtaaatgtttaaggggggctcccatacaaacaacgtgattttttttgctcgatattaataacggcaacaggtaggtagttgcttgaaatattcacagaatatttatttgtattttcaatttagtaaGTAGTGTTTTGTAttaatgtactttaaaaataactaattaaatcaaaagaaaataaatatttaaggggggctcccatacagcaaacgtgttttttttgccgttttttgctaaatatctaatgttgtataggtacggaacccttcgtactaCGGGAttccgactcgcgcttggctgTTTTTATCTTACTTtgcccgcgcgaagccggggcgggtcgctagtttgTTAATAAATACGCACGTGAAAAATGACTTTTATCAGATAATAGGGAATTAAATTTGTACCTATTACaagttttgatgtttttttttagaagagccaaattattattatatcaaaaaAGAGACTGTCATGTCACATTTTAGTGTAGCTCAAGTGCTCCAAACAGTAAGCTAAACCAACATTGAtcgttttctaaaaaaaaatactgtaagtatacgtaggtacataacatacctacaatacaaaacggcaaaacctactagtcTCCAGACAGACAAAATAAAATCGATGGAcagtcttttatttttttttctcaaacatgacatgaaatattgacgttgtgttacaaataataggctgagaagtagcgcgctgcaggcgctgtgacttgcctgcctgcgcgcggtcactctagcggcctgcaaagagatttcatacaactttgcaggccgctggccggcaaagcgaccgtcttttgtttcaacgcgcgctcgcGACACGCACGCGCGTGGCCCACGCCCAGCACCACCGTCCGCcacccgccgcgccagcagccagcgcgcgcgacacgcgcgcacacaacagcagggctactatgaaactcgaagttcgtgtcgtacggtccctctgacacttaagctatttaatacgagagcgagagggacggtacgatacaaacttcgagtttcgtcgtgcagtctctctcgctctcgtattaaatagtgtaagtgccAGAGAgtccgcacgacacgaacttcgagtttcgtagtagccctgctggtcagAAGTCATTCGAGGTCAAATTTTCTGTCTTCAAGTCTTTCCAAGGCTCGCGCCATCCAGTGTCTATATAACGTCCTCGTAATTGTTTGTCTTGCTTGTCAATGTCAACAATTTGTCAGTAGCAGTGTTGCCAACGTAGGCGATTTGACGCCAATTAGGCTACTCGGGTTGGAAATCGGCGAGTAAAATTCTAAATGGCGACTGGTCGGCTTTTAGGTACTTGAAGGGCAAGTCCAGTTGAACGAggtcaaaaaaaattacaccccACGCAAAATATAGAGTTTAAGTGGGATCAAAAAGAAAAGaggacaaattaataaataaataattaaaaataacatgctAGTAAAAAACTTGTTTGTACTTGCATTCTTACTAATCTACAGACAGAATGAAATTTGTCAGTCGTGCTACAGACCTGTCATTTGAGGTTTGCTTAGCAGTTTTTGCCCTTCGTAGCGCGATTTGACGCCATTGGCGCTACGGCTCGGGTTGGAAGGCTATATGGCGCCGAAAAGTTCTAAATTTGGCACGTCTGGAAGGACAATTTAAACTAGTCTTCGAAGGGCTTACTGCATTATAAGCGTAGTTTGATTCGAAAGTACGCTATCATATTGCATACAAATTATAAAGTGTAAAAACAATATTGTAAAGTAAATATATGGTCATTTTCCAATTCCGCATaccataattaataaatgatcattaatatttgttgtttACAATACTATAAATTTAACATAAGAAAATCAAATACATTAGCAGTAAGCATACTAAATGTGGGCTTACATTATAAAGTGACTCCAGACTGGCCAGTGTAGGTTTTAGTAGGGTAATATTACTAAATGCATTTAAAAATTAGTACTCTAATGTACTAATATTACTAAGACAGCccagagttatgaaatttgtcaccttatctggaataacacgtaggctaCTATTTTAGGCGACCTCAGTTCAAATTTGGCTACATTCGGTTACTCAAGCTGTGAAAAAAGGCTACGTTTTTAGGCGACCTCAGCTTTAATTTGGCTACATTAGGCTACTCAAGCTGAAAAAAATGGCGTATCAGGTTCAGAGTCGTTGGCAACACTGTCCGTCAGTTCAGTCAGTCAGTGTTCCAGTCCAGTTCGTTCGGTTGGGTTGCTTGATTCGCTCGTGGAATAAATTTGTGAAGCGCGAACGAAGTGCGCTGCGCAGCTTTGATACGTCGTAGTAGtagtaaatcaaataaatttgaTTTTGCTTTCATACTTATCCCAGAAgctaataaaatacttttacgATATAACTGTAGAGgctataaaatataatgtaaattatCGCGTTCTCTTATAAAGTGGTCATTCTTTGTTAGTAAACAAAggatttttaaactattaaaatgTGGTCTCATTTGGAGCGGGGCAGTTCCCCGGTAGATTGGTGTGAATCTAATTACTCTATATCTCCTATGATAGCAGAATTCGTGAACACAGTAAGTATTTCCGCacatccttgttttttttttaaatttgagagttgtatttttatattagtgTTTACTTCTTCACAGGTCAGCAATATCTTGTTTTTCCTGTTTCCACCGGTCCTAATTCACTTGTTCCAAGAATACTCAAAGTTTGTTAACCCTGCTATAAATTTGCTGTGGATTATGTTAATGGTGGTAGGGCTGAGTTCAGCCTATTTTCACGCTACTCTCAGCCTAGTTGGTAAgcttactattattatattaccacacacacacaacacaaacatcacgcctgtattcccaaatggtgtaggcagagcacacaaaatgttaccgcttcggagccacttttagcaattttaggtttaaagtttgtcaaaaacAGTAcagtagtgacaggttgctagcctgtcacctACAGTATACCTTAACTGTTATTAAACTTGTGATCAATTCTAGCCACAGTTCAATGCACCTTGGCTTTGTTAAGGTGACTCATGTATtataaaaagttgaaatttagtaaaattaatgattttcATCTCAGGACAATTGCTGGATGAGGTGGCCATACTATGGGTGTTTGTTGCTGCTTTTACAATGTTTCTACCTAGGAGACATTTCCCTAA
Above is a window of Choristoneura fumiferana chromosome 18, NRCan_CFum_1, whole genome shotgun sequence DNA encoding:
- the LOC141437748 gene encoding uncharacterized protein isoform X1 translates to MKQVYRSGASMAETSYPSSDIESGEVDLANDWLKQAIYKEVSRGAKLRERKFGPPSDVTAKYSKPPLPARVVYKDRRKPSPSPCRNNGLDQLRERARSNSPFQSSRMSSPLSRRDSSSTYSRRCRPVCSMRISELAVPTKRQCIDTWRNKAGILPGQMVNRLKQQVMDQTPIVKISDAVNCFSQSSSVTSKKRPPRKINKEAMISRNKEETQYISAIFGHKIAQKLIRPVNAQLNSQLQNISSIISGEICDILRDKTKLQIDVTIHERMVRETADKVTIWIANILEETSEKLLEEDLKVKKFHERASFVTDGDLITVIGTIMRQEAELEEQEGPALDILDDLVDNVVTVCRGADSDLEDIFDAASSLQKSEDGDNDVSTTDYVSVSSGNNDDTDSKAKSPVQEALKEYLDESDKKPIDDEESLKNHLMKQLNEIIDTNVIDTLKSHDILEKNSKEFDKHTDSQSNMQANRPGSVLLSVPDYKNGQMDIKLLVDEQEYDRDQISLEKERSPSDEALNQSDKADSGSEKEAKFDESLASENNNNDAVETKAQSDKIDEDKEDTIFLLADDQVRDNIDEQKLNMNEEQKSNLNEDQKSVKSAELPEDRDKKVQFSYDNFGAVTEVKQSIHSNEKISATASGNLKHSINIGQSSNSLLREVDEPWPEDLSFETLIKPGESVSKSVTSLGRILESDERNWLSPEETSSGKDQGFTSNPHPESIEQLNNFGINYDDFLGDNDNDGDSRNDKQSTAIVKVLDEFSRNDLNDVAPKQPQYNLKDTIEVVSDETDGQYGPTPVIKTVNQEETMSQTRDGTLGVSKLNPKKKVEQQELTAQIKGKELEASLNQLKQEIKRMNIQNKASEQSLVSVMLSKLQNRDNKWQAVNSDRGQSNSDISKIHTTSSERAKYPYPQKRKLNGKIHQRPSRPGATDTKKFDYRVHPSTAPSWIRRGRGQGDLGACPRPQGYTGTDGMRERELEIRKRCKDLDKILTNLEKWKSWLEYITKYITSLKEKAELNKPTLLHTNKAVKSDREKPARSTEKDAIWTKLNHRAKGGLKLSKNNETIKFKISSTPAPAKYCFSCGKKQIKRFSRSPTRK
- the LOC141437748 gene encoding uncharacterized protein isoform X2 — translated: MKQVYRSGASMAETSYPSSDIESGEVDLANDWLKQAIYKEVSRGAKLRERKFGPPSDVTAKYSKPPLPARVVYKDRRKPSPSPCRNNGLDQLRERARSNSPFQSSRMSSPLSRRDSSSTYSRRCRPVCSMRISELAVPTKRQCIDTWRNKAGILPGQMVNRLKQQVMDQTPIVKISDAVNCFSQSSSVTSKKRPPRKINKEAMISRNKEETQYISAIFGHKIAQKLIRPVNAQLNSQLQNISSIISGEICDILRDKTKLQIDVTIHERMVRETADKVTIWIANILEETSEKLLEEDLKELEEQEGPALDILDDLVDNVVTVCRGADSDLEDIFDAASSLQKSEDGDNDVSTTDYVSVSSGNNDDTDSKAKSPVQEALKEYLDESDKKPIDDEESLKNHLMKQLNEIIDTNVIDTLKSHDILEKNSKEFDKHTDSQSNMQANRPGSVLLSVPDYKNGQMDIKLLVDEQEYDRDQISLEKERSPSDEALNQSDKADSGSEKEAKFDESLASENNNNDAVETKAQSDKIDEDKEDTIFLLADDQVRDNIDEQKLNMNEEQKSNLNEDQKSVKSAELPEDRDKKVQFSYDNFGAVTEVKQSIHSNEKISATASGNLKHSINIGQSSNSLLREVDEPWPEDLSFETLIKPGESVSKSVTSLGRILESDERNWLSPEETSSGKDQGFTSNPHPESIEQLNNFGINYDDFLGDNDNDGDSRNDKQSTAIVKVLDEFSRNDLNDVAPKQPQYNLKDTIEVVSDETDGQYGPTPVIKTVNQEETMSQTRDGTLGVSKLNPKKKVEQQELTAQIKGKELEASLNQLKQEIKRMNIQNKASEQSLVSVMLSKLQNRDNKWQAVNSDRGQSNSDISKIHTTSSERAKYPYPQKRKLNGKIHQRPSRPGATDTKKFDYRVHPSTAPSWIRRGRGQGDLGACPRPQGYTGTDGMRERELEIRKRCKDLDKILTNLEKWKSWLEYITKYITSLKEKAELNKPTLLHTNKAVKSDREKPARSTEKDAIWTKLNHRAKGGLKLSKNNETIKFKISSTPAPAKYCFSCGKKQIKRFSRSPTRK